TGACCGGAAtgtctatttatttataaactggaaattaaatcttttttgttgttgttttttttaaccattttggTATGTTTTCTTTGCAGGGTGCCAATTGCTTTTGACTTGCTTGTAATAAAAAGACAGTGGAAGAGTTTTATCACCTGGTCTGCTGTTGCTCTGCTGCTActgctggtaaaaaaaaaatatatatatatattttgagagCACATTTTCAGTATAAATTATTGTAAAAATCAGTTCAACTTGAATACATGTGAATtctcatccattttcagggtcCCTTGGTGGCAGTGGACTCTTTGTTTTATGGCAAGCTGGTGGTGGCCCCTCTCAATATTCTACTTTATAATGTATTCACGCCACATGGGCCCGATCTCTATGGTAATTAACACACACAGGTATCGTGTGTAAACATTCGCATCATGCCCATTCGACGACATTTTAACTGACCTTAAagaaggcgtttatttattttttaacatttattttatgaccAAAAGGTAATTTTCAAGCTGTATTACCATTTTGGGGCACTAGAGGGAGCTTGTACCCAACAACACATGCTTGATTGACTCAAAGTGGGCTGCACATGgcactagtggttagcacatctgtttCAAAGTAAAGAGGGTTCGAATAGCCAGTGAACTTTCTCCAGgtgctccagcttcctcccgtaCAAGTATTTTAAGCAtatgagacacacacacaccacctaTAGTGAGATCCAGACTGCAGAATGCAGTTTTTGAGAAGGGCTGAATAATGTCATGTGGATTGATATCCAGTAGTGTGGGGTGATATTTATTGACATGAAATAATGTACAATGCCCTGGAATAAACTTAACATGTTAAAGTTGGACTGGTTTGAATCAGTCGAGAAATATAGAAGTAGTTGAACGATGAAAAAGAGcggaataagaaaaaaaaataacgatgCAAGGATACTAGGAAGTAAGGAAGGAACACCAACACACAAGAATcagggtgtacctaatattttgtccaataTTGTATAGTGTattgtgtacctaatgttttgtccaATATGGCCACCCCATTGGGGTCGCCTACAGACAAGAATTTGGGGAGTACCTAATGCCTTGTCCAATATGGCCACCCTGTTGGGGACGCCTACAGACAAGAATccagggtgtacctaatgttttgtccaGTTTGGCTGCCCCACTGGGGACGCCTGCAGACAAGAATGTATCTTAATGTTTtggccaacatggccgccccgTTATGACGCAATGTGTCTGGGCTTCTTCCCAGGTACGGAGCCGTGGCACTTCTACTTTGTGAACGGGGCCCTGAACTTCAACCTGGTGTTTGTTTTGGCGCTCTTTTCCCTGCCGCTCACTGCTCTCATGGAGACGCTGCTGCACAAGTTTAATGGTGAGTGAGCGTTCAAATTAGCTTTGATGCTAGCTGCTCATGTAGCCGCACGCGTTTTCTGCAGTGCAGAACCTGGGCCGTCCCTATTGGCTGACCCTGTCCCCCATGTACCTGTGGATGTTGGTTTTCTTCACCCGCCCCCACAAAGAAGAGCGATTCCTCTTCCCCGTCTACCCCCTCATCTGCCTCAGCGGCGCCGTGGCTCTCTCGGCTCTACAGGTGCGCTTCCACTTGTACCCCAAACGGTGatgaaaattgacatttttttccttcctgcaGAAATGCTATCACTTCCTGTTCCAGCGCTACCGACTGGAGCACTACACTGTCTCCTCCAACTGGCTGGCGCTTAGCGCCGTCGTGGTTTTTGCCGCGGTGTCGCTCTCCCGCTCCGTCGCCCTCTTCAGAGGTGGCCGTGTGTCCACGTGTGAGCTCCCTTGCATCTCATGGTTGATTTTATGGGTTCTCGTTACCTCCCTACAGGCTACCACGCCCCCCTGGATCTATACCCAGAGTTCCTCCGCATCGCCAAGGACACGACCCTGCATTCGGTCCCAGAAGGCAGACCGGTTAGCGTGTGTGTGGGCAAGGAGTGGTACCGCTTCCCCAGCAGCTTCCTTCTTCCCAACAAGTTAGTAGTCCAACgttattttaatttaagaaaACTAAAGAACAAATTTAAAGGTGGGTTTATTCTTGCGGCTgcatcttccgggtggatcatcttagcgattgtttctcgatcctgtcaatcaatatgcctaacgacgtcgtgcgtgctcgttccGGGGCCGCGCATGCGCACTTCAAGTGTTTGTAGCATATAGCTAGCTTCGTGTAGTGAGCTTCAGATTTGGCCATTCCTCGTTGTAGTTCCGCCGAGCTGACagcgtactttgaaaatagccgAGAGCCGCAAGAGCACATCCGTATGAAGCAAGGCCGGCTggagagactgatgaagatgatgacggTAGAATGGCCTTCCGCATGCACCGTTTTTTAAACGTGACgaacagatgtttggcttccatttttcgagaacatcattgaatccacctctaaactaaaattcaaaaaactatttcgttaagGAAATAAAATTACGAAAATATAGTCACGATACCAACAATTTAGtagtcgatgccgataccattgaaACTCCACGATTCTCGATGCCATTTCGATACCacagtaaaaatataaaataaacaataaatccaCTGTACTTCAACATACACTCCTGAACAAACAACACTGTGTGCTTAAACCCACCAATTGGCATGtagctttaaagcattaaaataaaatactgtgtattaaagtattaaacaatagaataaaccaaaaaaataaaatactgtgcatgtacAGCAGGCTATCTTTAAGTATTAAAgactaaaataatataaaataaacatcacagttaggggtgttaaaaaaaaatcgattcggcgatatatcgcgatactacatcgcgcgattctcgaatcgattcaataatcggcaaaatcgattttttttttttttttttttttttttaggattcacaccttgagcatggaagaatgttatatgaacggaacattaagccttaatattttatttcaatgctgttcaaacatgaaacaaattacaacctctataagactgaaatttcagataaataaataatacattttcatataaatcttacactctacaagcttactgattagtattttctaaatttgaatgaaaaaaaatcgcaacaatcgacttagaaattcgtattgggattaatcggtatcgaatcgaatcgtgacctgtgaatcgtgatacgaatcgaatcgtcaggtactaggcaattcacacccctaatcacagtgcatgtacagtactgtctcagaaaattagaatattgtgatcaagtccattattttctggaatGCAATTaactaagcaaaaatgtcatacattctggattcattacaaatcagctgaaatatttcaagccttttattattttaatattgctgattatggcttatatatattttttttacttggtctgaggaaatattctaatattttcatataggatatttgagttttcttaagttgtaagccataatcagccatattaaaataacaaaaggcttgcaatatttcagttgatttgtaatgaatccagaatgcatggcatttttgctcattTATTTGCATTGCAGAAaacaatggactttatcacaattttctgagacagtcctgtagcattcaataaataaataaaaatctcatactGTGCTTATTTACCAACCAGTTTCAGCACGTAGCCTCACGCGGACACAGcacagtcacacacacaaacaaacggaATAACGAATaacgtttgatatattatttcagggctgtttaatgttactttagGTGTTTCAGTAAATTAGCTGCCCGGTAATATTTCCAAACTTTATTATGCGGGACAGAAGAGACTGAACATAACGCTAACGTTACCTCGCCAAGCAAGTGGGGTCATCATACGAACGTTATTAGTTTTGATAGGCAACAATGGTAACACTGGAATTTAAATGAACTCGCCTTCAATTCTTGGTCGAAGTCTGGTTGTCAATGTTTCGCTAAGTTGGATGTGTCCCCCTTTCGTCTGGAAACGGTTTTCGGCATCTTTTGCATACAGGATCCCTCTTCATcaacctcaaatccaaagtacttCCATACGCGACTTTTGTCGTTTTTCTTCTCAACTAATCGCGAGGCATCTGCCGCCGCAGATGAACGGGCCATGTTAATTGCACGCACTGACGGTGGTTCTACTTCCTTATTGCCGCAGCGTCAGGGTAGTCACGTGATTGCGTGGGTTGCCAGATAAGCGCTcgtaaaaccccccaaaacagcttacatgatgtaagattGTGGGAGTGCGgtgggatttaaaaaacaaaacaaaacaaaaaacatccaaaacaacacaaaagatacttcgggtattgtagaaaaggcagtaccgtcacattttcagaatcttgtACCGAAGTATCGGTTCTTGTGACAAGCCTATTCTAcattaactaaaattaattatagcgaaagtgtccttcattttagtctttgttaccattattaatttaatacattggcctttggggatgattttaaatgtgattttaagtatgtttatttaaattttaaccagaataaggacgttggaaagtgtgtcacacagaagtgacgtcaattagcagcagccaatagaaaagaaatgttacattttttcattttagcataaTGTTTATTAACTtactgactcccagccattttcattgaagaaacccacttttgacagattttgcaaggcccacagaacattgtgttccattgctatagaaacatggaacctacaaaaagaaagattagagtatcttctttcatcaggaaaaaaaaatgtatattgtatctgtttccattttgcagctattagcattagaatacagctaagtttcatcaatgacaaaaagagcttgttgcaacatgcccctggctgatctcttatactctgctgccacctgctggccatgattttaataactaccattgctttaagccacctcttcatgtcacaagctgcatcaaggccttctgtatgctctagcattaaaaacaaaaaaaaagcaaaaacatgtaaacatgtttttgggagtgattgatgaagtattaaaaacgtttttacacgtttttgggcttgaatgaattaaatattgtgcacaagtaatacactttttaaaaCGAACattctgaaactaactaaaaccaagcatttaaaaaaaaaaattaaactaataaaaactaacagaaccaccctgaaaactaattaaagctaccgataactaaataaaaaaaaacaaaagcaaaactcaaaacgaaataaaaatgaactaaaatgaaaataccaaaactataataataaccctgcAGTACTTCTGAAGCCAGAAATGCACCAAATGTGACAAGGACTCAAGACAGTAGGTATGGAAATTTATTGTTCATTTTGATTCTCAAATGATATCACAATTGTCTTCACATTGTCAGCACGACagactagtggttagcacgtccacatCGCAGTTCTGAAGCTCAGTTCCAAAAGAGACCACAGTCAATTCCGACATTTCTACTCTGATTTGGTGCCAAAATGATCACAACATGAAGTAAACAGAAAGAGAGCAAAGTTTGTTGCATCAAAGTACACTTGAGAGTAAATACTGCAATAGAACATGTATTTACATCTCGATTAATCAGAGTAAAGCATTGTACGATAATTGTTTCTCATTAGTTTACTTCGAAAAGTGAAATAATTACCACGTAactttatattaactcattcactgccagcccagttaaaatggatttttgacgtcttaGGCCATCAATGATGGTGATGGTGATTATTTTTAGAAGAAACATGGATAAACAACTGTCCTGTTTGTGATCTTGCAGCTGGCAACTACACTTCATCCAAAGCGAGTTCAAAGGTCAACTCCCCAAGCCGTACGCCTCGGGCCCTCATGCCACGCAGATCATACCCACCGATATGAACGACCAGAATCTGGAGGAGCCCAGCAGATATGTAAGACGTGCTTCTCACCTCCCTCATGGAGTCTCTATTAGCAGTCCGTGACATGGCggaatgtgtttttgttaacaCCGTGCAGGTGGACATCCGACACTGCCACTACCTGGTCGACCTCGACACAGAAGAAGAAACGCCACGTGAACCACGCTACGCTGCCAACAAAGAGGAGTGGAACGTTATTGCCTATAAGCCTTTTCTCCAAGCCTCCAGGTATTCCACACTCAGACAAcgtatattttcattttactttacTTATATATCCTCACATTTTTAAGCTAGTTTTAGTAGCGTGTCCATAGGAAATTACATCAatctcaaaatggccgccgtgtccAATTCCTAGGTCCTCGCCGATCTTCAGAGCCTTTTATATCCCGTTCCTCTCCGACCACCACACCAGCTACAGACGCTACGTCATCTTGAAACCGCGGCGGCAAAAGCAGCCGCGTGCGCGCGGCCACGGCTGACCTTTGGCCCTCGGCTACAACAGCATCCTTACCTTTTGACTTGACACAGctgctgtgtgcgtgcgtgttttgaAATATCTGTGTAAGAAATGGACCCTTTAAGGACCTTGCGTCAAATGTGTgggcgtgtgcgtgcatgtgaaaACAATTCCAAGGGGTGTTTACTGGCAGTAATCCTGTTTTTGTCTGTGTTATTTGGATGTTGATCATATCCATCCGTGTTTCCCCTCATACTGGACATTAAAGTGTGGCCTGAATGCAAGAAAAGTCCTCATTGAATCATgtcatgaaaaatgtttactaAATGTATTTGTTATGAGTGGTGAGAATGGACGCTTAATTTAATTTTGACGGgtaataaaaggaaaatgtgactGTGAACGCAATCATTctgttttttcaataaaataacagCACCGCCTctgatttgtttatttacttaacaaacATACAAAGCACTGTCGACGTTACACACATCTTTACAAATATCAGCAGAGTTGAACATTCTTCAATAACATGCTGCGTTATTAATAAGCGGCCTCAACACTCACGGGCATGGATCGATTCAGCCACTCATGAATTCCTGCGTTACGAccctaaaaacaaacacttgcaGTTTACCCAATGAATGTGAATTTACAATCACAGCACGCCAGTGAGACGTTAACAGATCATGCAGATGCAATGcacaagtcatttttttaagtatatttttggCTTTTTAGCAAGGAAATCAGAATGCATTAGCAGAGACCAAATATGCCATACTAATACGCTGTGTGATGTTTGAGGCTTCCACTCATCACACACAACACTGTCTGGTATACTGTTACAAAAATCAAACTGTGCTTCAAGCACACTTCAAGTTTGTTCAGTGCATGcaacatcacaatgttcaatcTTTTCCAGAACGCCAATATAAAATCACAACATTTTCAAGAATGAAACGTCAAAATAGAATGTGATTTTAGTGCATCTGTATTCACAGCACTTCactttttgcatttgttatGCATCAGCCTTATTCTGaaatagattattatttttttaaatcccggaaaattgtacaaattccAGTTAACATGTCCAGTGAATTGACTACAGTTGGACTCCAATAAAACTATAGAAACTAGctaaaagctagctagctatgcctgCATCCCGAAAATACATCTTCCCTTCCAATAGACAGCTGTGtgtggccactttagagtgccttgttgttgGCCACAAGTGCATGCATAGCGCACAGATTGTTGGAAGAGTgtgaagatttttattttatttttttttaactcattcactgcctgtccatttaaattggatttttgacgtgtgtttccgtcaatggcagtgaatgcgtTTTAAGACTGTGATTTTGAGTGCCTCGTTACGTGGAAGGCTCCAGTGAGATTGATTACAACGTGCAAAAAGTGAAGCTAGTGAAGGCTTTTTGGATGCATTGTGTTGTTTATATTAAGCTTATCCAATTCTTTTGCCCCATAAAAACATCATGCAGCTTTTTATTTACCATCCACATCCACCATCAGACTTTACAGTGCACACACACTCACGTCCACGTCAGTACTTCCCACTGTCGAGCCAATGTTGTTCGTTTAAGTATCTCCTTCCGCCGTCGAGATTCAGACCACCTCTGTAGCTCTCCAGCGTGGGCTGGTAGGGTTTGCGGCTCCCGTACGTTCCCAGGATGCTTTGGTACGAATCCCCGTTGCCATTGTTGCTGTAGGTCTGATACAAGTCCGCCTTAACCGCGTGAGCCCCAGGCGCCACTTTGGGCTCGTAGAGGTCCCTCTTCGCTGCCACGATGTCATCAAACAACTCGTGATCCCCGTATGCGCCGCCTCCGAAATGCTCGCTCTTGGTGGTGCGGCGGCCTAGGCTGCGCTCGTAAAACTGCCCGTGTCGAGCCAGACCCCCGTCGGTCGCGTCCCTCTTGGCCGGGCGGCCCAAACTGCTGTTGTAGAGGTCGCGCGTACCGCGACGACCCAGGCTGAGGTCGTTGAGGTCGAAGTTGAGGAAGCAGCTCTCGGTGCTGGCCAGAGTCACGAAGCCGCTCTCGGTGTCGCGGCCCCCCAGGTTGTCGTAATCCCCTGTGGGCGTGTCGGGCGACGAGCACAGAAAGGACGTGTTTTTGGTGTGGGGGCGCCCCGACACCAAGTCGTCGTCCTTCTGGGAGCGAATCACATTGTAGACGTCAGTTGGGGTTGGGCTGGGCCGGGCGCTCGGCTCTGTCCTGGGTACCTCGGACTTCTGCTTTTTTGTTCGCCTGTCGGAAGCAGAACAATGATGATGACTTTTATATTTGAGAATTTGCATTTTcaatttcagtttgttttcactctaaaaacagtagggtaaaaaaaaaaaaaaggggtaacCAGGGGGTCAAAAACGGACCCATGgcccatacaaaaaaaaaaaaaaaaaaaaaaaaggtaaaagttgtagaaaactcaaaaaaaacaaactaaaaacatcATGAAgtaattttgtattaaaaatcCCCATAAAAGTTGGGTCCAATCTtctacttgggttaatttgaccccATTTGGGGCAAAAATTGGGTACCGAGTAATTTggaataaaacaacccagaaatttGGGTCAGATCGTCCActttgttttgcaaaaaaactgaaaaaaagctaACTTTGTCTAACTTGCTAGGTTGTTTTGCAAAAattaataagtaaatgaataaataaacaaataactaaataaataaacaaataaataaataaatctgcgattggctggcaaccagttcaggatgtaccacacctactgcccgaagccagctgggataggctccagcactcctgcgacccttgtgaggaagaagcgatgaagaaaatggatggtcggataaataaataaataaatttgcatAAACACAACCCAGAAATTTGGGTCAGATCCACTATTTGGTCCAATTTTGGGTCAAAATTTGGCTCATTTTATATATAACTACCCAGAAATTTGGGTCAGATcgtctacttgggtcaatttgaccccccaaaaataaaaaaaataaatatatatataacaaccTAGAAAGTTGGGGTAAATTGACCCATATAGTTTGGAttcaaaatgatcatttttgatAAAATTAGGGGAAAGAGAATGATAAGAAaattgatgatgaatgatagaCAACAATTACAACATCTAAGTCATCTGTTACTCTAAACGCCACAAAGATAGATGGCTAATGCCAGGGTCACAATTTAGCTAACTGATTGCTGGTCAAACAATAACTCGGGACCAGTGTTACATTGTTTCTGTCATATTGATGGCGTTATTAAAGTGGTCGATTAAGGTACCAAATTTACGATAAAAGCTTTGCTGACCGGAAGGAAGAAAATGTGCAAGATTGTCCTGTGCGTGTACCCCACTTAGAAGAGCTTTGGTGCAAACACTTTTCTttacgtaaacaaaacaaattttcacTGTCAGGACTGATGAGGTCAATCAGGGTATGAAACACGTATGCATATATATAGATAATCTGCTCCGCGATCGATAAGCATCCACGATTGATGTTTGAATTCATGTTGAAGACTTTGCGTGCTCAGCCCGCACGCGCTGCTCCCTCTAGATGGTTCCGGTCATTGATTGGCGGGTCAGAGCTATCGGATCCTCACCGTGCGACGAGCATTTTGAAGCAGCAGACGCCCGTCACTGTCAGCAGCAGCAGAATGAGCGGAATGGTGGGGATGATGATATAGATCACATTCAGGGCtatggaaaaaaacaagatgTTACATCACATTAGCATTTCGATATAAAAGTAGTGAACTGAAAAATATAAGGAAGGAAATTCAGTGAGTTAACCTGTGCTCCTTTTCGCGTTGTGGTCACTTGGATTCCATGGCACAGATGAGGGGAAAATGTCTGTAATGATAAAATTgcatagtgaaaaaaaaatacgtgaTTTTTCCCTAAGAGCAGatgagttaaaaatgcactGTACATTTTGATTCcaaatcaaaacatttaaaaaaatgtgtgattagATGACATACGATACATTGAAATGtctctacatttttttaaaacgcaaaTATGAAGCCACAATTCAGAATTGTTATGTTTTT
The Festucalex cinctus isolate MCC-2025b chromosome 18, RoL_Fcin_1.0, whole genome shotgun sequence genome window above contains:
- the alg9 gene encoding alpha-1,2-mannosyltransferase ALG9, translating into MTEMNEGRFGGGSLVNMAAKALRQRSRRGSRQDPNNVNVSAENRTPKEEKAGEESKVTETRQESISRSGQVWAPEGSTAFKCLLSARFCAALLSNISDCDETFNYWEPMHYLLYGTGMQTWEYSPLYAIRSYAYLWLHALPACLHAHVLQTSKVLVFYFVRCVLAFCCCVCELYFYKAVCKKFGLHVGRLMLAFLVLSTGMFTSSAAFLPSSFCMYTTLVAMTGWFQDCTPLAVAGVAAGTIVGWPFSALIGVPIAFDLLVIKRQWKSFITWSAVALLLLLGPLVAVDSLFYGKLVVAPLNILLYNVFTPHGPDLYGTEPWHFYFVNGALNFNLVFVLALFSLPLTALMETLLHKFNVQNLGRPYWLTLSPMYLWMLVFFTRPHKEERFLFPVYPLICLSGAVALSALQKCYHFLFQRYRLEHYTVSSNWLALSAVVVFAAVSLSRSVALFRGYHAPLDLYPEFLRIAKDTTLHSVPEGRPVSVCVGKEWYRFPSSFLLPNNWQLHFIQSEFKGQLPKPYASGPHATQIIPTDMNDQNLEEPSRYVDIRHCHYLVDLDTEEETPREPRYAANKEEWNVIAYKPFLQASRSSPIFRAFYIPFLSDHHTSYRRYVILKPRRQKQPRARGHG
- the layna gene encoding layilin, whose translation is MLKAMDRLAILCHVMILYFNPSAATSLITADAFEARGQRVCKAGDGRPCYKLAYFSELRRRLNFGEADLACRRDGGQLLSVESASEQKIIEQLITELRPTDGDFWIGLRRNHGDEDSSSSSECSSQYRWLDGSESTFRNWHWDEPSCGYEVCVVMYHQPSAPPGQGGGLYMFQWNDDNCETKHNFICKYTADNSADASPANSTHADIFPSSVPWNPSDHNAKRSTALNVIYIIIPTIPLILLLLTVTGVCCFKMLVARRTKKQKSEVPRTEPSARPSPTPTDVYNVIRSQKDDDLVSGRPHTKNTSFLCSSPDTPTGDYDNLGGRDTESGFVTLASTESCFLNFDLNDLSLGRRGTRDLYNSSLGRPAKRDATDGGLARHGQFYERSLGRRTTKSEHFGGGAYGDHELFDDIVAAKRDLYEPKVAPGAHAVKADLYQTYSNNGNGDSYQSILGTYGSRKPYQPTLESYRGGLNLDGGRRYLNEQHWLDSGKY